One Gallus gallus isolate bGalGal1 chromosome 11, bGalGal1.mat.broiler.GRCg7b, whole genome shotgun sequence DNA window includes the following coding sequences:
- the POP4 gene encoding ribonuclease P protein subunit p29 — protein sequence MEGVLYGGLPREAAKELRLQPQGSEEAKAFVSAFLKRSMPQKKDEAIQDVLMRKAVVLEHHCRRRKQPKRRKTKTFTAKQRRELRLFEIEPEQQRYELFLPLHELWKQYIRDLCYGLKPDAQPQMVQSKLLKADLHGAIVTVTKSKCPSYVGITGIILQEFKHVFKIITKDNKLKVVPKMNNVFSLETDGFISYIYGSKFQFRASERSAKKFKLKGTIDL from the exons ATGGAGG GTGTGCTGTACGGCGGGCTGCCCCGCGAGGCGGCGAAGGAGCTGCGCCTGCAG CCCCAAGGGTCAGAGGAGGCCAAAGCATTTGTGAGCGCCTTCCTGAAGCGCAGCATGCCCCAGAAGAAGGACGAAGCCATCCAGGACGTGCTGATGCGGAAGGCCGTGGTCCTGGAGCACcactgcaggaggaggaagcagccaAAGAGGAGGAAGACAAAAACCTTCACAGCCAAGCAGAGGCGGGAGCTGCGCCTGTTCGAAATCGAGCCTGAGCAGCAGAG ATACGAACTCTTTCTACCACTACATGAACTCTGGAAACAATACATCAGAGACCTGTGTTATGGACTTAAACCAGATGC GCAACCACAGATGGTTCAGAGCAAACTGCTAAAAGCTGACCTCCATGGAGCTATTGTTACAG TCACAAAATCAAAGTGCCCATCTTATGTTGGGATAACGGGAATAATTCTACAGGAATTTAAACACGTCttcaaaataattacaaaagaCAACAAATTAAAAG tggttCCCAAAATGAACAATGTATTTAGCTTGGAGACTGATGGATTCATTTCCTACATCTATGGAAGCAAGTTCCAGTTTCGAGCAAGTGAGCGGTCTGCAAAGAAGTTCAAGTTGAAAGGAACTATTGACCTATGA
- the POP4 gene encoding ribonuclease P protein subunit p29 isoform X1 has translation MEGVLYGGLPREAAKELRLQPQGSEEAKAFVSAFLKRSMPQKKDEAIQDVLMRKAVVLEHHCRRRKQPKRRKTKTFTAKQRRELRLFEIEPEQQRYELFLPLHELWKQYIRDLCYGLKPDAQPQMVQSKLLKADLHGAIVTVVPKMNNVFSLETDGFISYIYGSKFQFRASERSAKKFKLKGTIDL, from the exons ATGGAGG GTGTGCTGTACGGCGGGCTGCCCCGCGAGGCGGCGAAGGAGCTGCGCCTGCAG CCCCAAGGGTCAGAGGAGGCCAAAGCATTTGTGAGCGCCTTCCTGAAGCGCAGCATGCCCCAGAAGAAGGACGAAGCCATCCAGGACGTGCTGATGCGGAAGGCCGTGGTCCTGGAGCACcactgcaggaggaggaagcagccaAAGAGGAGGAAGACAAAAACCTTCACAGCCAAGCAGAGGCGGGAGCTGCGCCTGTTCGAAATCGAGCCTGAGCAGCAGAG ATACGAACTCTTTCTACCACTACATGAACTCTGGAAACAATACATCAGAGACCTGTGTTATGGACTTAAACCAGATGC GCAACCACAGATGGTTCAGAGCAAACTGCTAAAAGCTGACCTCCATGGAGCTATTGTTACAG tggttCCCAAAATGAACAATGTATTTAGCTTGGAGACTGATGGATTCATTTCCTACATCTATGGAAGCAAGTTCCAGTTTCGAGCAAGTGAGCGGTCTGCAAAGAAGTTCAAGTTGAAAGGAACTATTGACCTATGA